One Pyramidobacter piscolens W5455 genomic region harbors:
- a CDS encoding GNAT family N-acetyltransferase produces MENSLRLEVVTSVRPEAVVDLYMDAGWWEEGWSEDVIPAMVANSFRFVALFDASELVGMGRALSDGVSDAYIQDIVVRTDYRGQGWGKKIVSRLVKELRAVGIDWIGLVGAPGTQAFYEKLGFSEMPQFVPMKYQC; encoded by the coding sequence ATGGAAAATTCACTGCGCCTTGAAGTGGTGACGTCAGTCCGTCCCGAAGCGGTTGTCGATCTTTACATGGACGCCGGCTGGTGGGAAGAAGGCTGGAGCGAAGACGTCATTCCCGCGATGGTGGCCAATTCCTTCCGTTTTGTCGCCCTGTTCGACGCCAGCGAGCTGGTCGGCATGGGACGCGCCCTTTCCGACGGCGTCAGCGACGCTTACATCCAAGACATCGTGGTGCGGACCGATTACCGCGGTCAGGGCTGGGGAAAGAAGATCGTCTCCCGGCTCGTGAAGGAACTCCGCGCCGTCGGAATCGACTGGATCGGTCTGGTCGGCGCGCCGGGCACCCAAGCCTTTTACGAGAAACTCGGCTTCAGCGAGATGCCCCAGTTCGTGCCCATGAAGTACCAGTGCTGA